In Sutterella faecalis, a genomic segment contains:
- the nagZ gene encoding beta-N-acetylhexosaminidase: MLTLEKLERARSLGPVVVDIEGTTLARHEIERLRHPHTGAVILFTRNYSTPEELLALTGAIHAVRPGILITVDHEGGRVQRFREGFTEIPPMGDFIRFGSRAPGLLAQAGFILASELRAVGVDFSFTPVLDIDYGRSKVIGNRSLGKTPEEVERNARGLISGLREGGMGSCGKHFPGHGWAEADSHVALPADEREREKVLADLDIYRGLASELTSLMTAHVAYEGFDGETATFSQTLLKEILRDAIGFTGLVFSDDLSMKGAGSSESVAARARRALSAGCDMVLHCNHPEEADEILRDLEWERPERFTERLAGLLPDSGTPLGLEALRSTERWKEAVRALRAVDLL; encoded by the coding sequence ATGCTCACGCTTGAAAAGCTTGAACGCGCGCGCTCGCTCGGGCCCGTCGTTGTTGATATCGAGGGCACGACGCTCGCGCGTCATGAGATTGAGCGCCTCAGGCATCCGCATACGGGTGCCGTCATTCTCTTCACGCGGAACTATTCCACGCCTGAGGAGCTTCTTGCGCTTACGGGCGCGATTCACGCGGTTCGTCCCGGCATTCTGATTACGGTTGACCATGAGGGCGGGCGCGTGCAGCGCTTTCGCGAGGGCTTTACCGAGATTCCTCCCATGGGGGACTTCATCCGATTCGGCTCCCGGGCGCCGGGTCTTCTTGCGCAGGCGGGCTTTATTCTGGCGTCGGAACTCAGAGCCGTCGGCGTCGACTTCAGCTTCACGCCCGTGCTGGATATTGATTACGGGCGCTCGAAAGTGATCGGGAACCGGTCGCTCGGCAAGACGCCCGAAGAGGTGGAGCGCAACGCGCGCGGCCTCATTTCGGGCCTTCGCGAGGGCGGCATGGGTTCCTGCGGCAAGCACTTTCCGGGGCACGGCTGGGCGGAAGCCGACAGCCATGTGGCGCTGCCTGCGGACGAGCGCGAACGCGAAAAGGTGCTCGCGGACCTCGATATTTATCGGGGGCTCGCTTCTGAACTCACTTCCCTCATGACGGCGCATGTCGCGTATGAAGGGTTCGACGGCGAAACAGCTACCTTCTCGCAGACGCTTCTCAAGGAGATTCTGCGCGATGCAATCGGATTCACGGGACTTGTCTTTTCTGACGATCTCTCCATGAAGGGAGCCGGAAGCTCTGAATCCGTTGCGGCGCGGGCCCGACGGGCGCTCTCGGCGGGATGCGACATGGTGCTTCACTGCAATCACCCTGAGGAAGCCGATGAGATCCTTCGTGATCTTGAATGGGAGCGGCCCGAGCGATTCACAGAACGCCTTGCCGGTCTATTGCCTGATTCAGGCACGCCTCTCGGGCTTGAGGCTCTGAGAAGCACGGAGCGCTGGAAGGAAGCCGTCAGAGCGCTGAGGGCGGTTGATCTTCTCTGA
- a CDS encoding pyridoxine 5'-phosphate synthase has product MVRTQLSVNLNKVALIRNSREGNWPDPVFFGRIALEAGAAGLTVHPRPDERHIRVSDLKPLSDLVKEYPGREFNIEGNPFENLMPLLREIRPHQATFVPDAVGQKTSDHGFDFSDPDVRAKLVPVIEEAKSYGCRVSLFMDPEPEYTRWAKEVGADRIELYTEAYADAWNTLIADAIVTPYADCAKLADELGLGVNAGHDLSLENLEPLLKACGNVLEVSIGHAFTAEALQFGFAETVRRYNELLDKIAAE; this is encoded by the coding sequence ATGGTCCGCACTCAGCTTTCCGTCAATCTGAACAAGGTCGCGCTTATCCGCAATTCCCGTGAAGGCAACTGGCCCGATCCGGTCTTTTTCGGCCGCATTGCGCTCGAAGCAGGCGCAGCGGGACTTACCGTCCATCCGCGTCCTGATGAACGCCATATCCGCGTAAGCGACCTGAAGCCCTTGAGCGATCTCGTGAAGGAATACCCGGGGCGGGAATTCAATATTGAAGGGAATCCTTTCGAAAATCTGATGCCGCTGCTTCGCGAAATCCGTCCGCATCAGGCAACGTTCGTGCCGGATGCCGTGGGGCAGAAAACGTCGGATCACGGCTTTGATTTTTCTGATCCTGATGTGCGTGCAAAGCTTGTGCCCGTTATCGAGGAAGCCAAATCCTACGGCTGCCGCGTGAGCCTCTTCATGGATCCGGAACCGGAGTACACGCGCTGGGCGAAGGAAGTCGGCGCCGACCGCATTGAGCTCTATACCGAAGCTTACGCGGATGCCTGGAATACGCTGATTGCGGACGCGATCGTCACGCCCTATGCCGACTGCGCGAAGCTTGCCGATGAACTGGGGCTCGGCGTCAATGCCGGTCATGACTTGTCGCTCGAGAACCTTGAGCCGCTTCTCAAGGCCTGCGGCAATGTGCTCGAAGTCTCGATCGGTCATGCCTTTACGGCGGAGGCGCTTCAGTTCGGCTTTGCCGAAACCGTGCGCCGCTACAACGAACTCCTCGACAAGATCGCCGCGGAGTAA